One genomic window of Vulpes vulpes isolate BD-2025 chromosome 11, VulVul3, whole genome shotgun sequence includes the following:
- the OR52B2 gene encoding olfactory receptor 52B2, which translates to MTHTNFTIFHPAVFVLLGIPGWEAYHIWLSVPLCLMYITAVLGNTILIVVIITDRNLHEPMYFFLSMLAITDILLSTTTVPKALAIFWLHAHDIAFDACVTQVFFVHVMFVGESAILLAMAFDRFVAICAPLHYTTVLTWQVVGRIALAIVTRSFCIIFPVIFLLKRLPFCRTNIVPHSYCEHIGVARLACADITINIWYGFSVPIVMVILDVILIAVSYSLILRAVFRLPSQDARHKALSTCGSHLCVILMFYVPSFFTLLTHRFGRNIPRHVHILLANLYVVVPPMLNPIVYGVKTKQIREGVAHRFLDIKTWCCASPLG; encoded by the coding sequence ATGACTCACACCAACTTTACCATCTTCCACCCTGCAGTTTTTGTCTTactgggcatccctgggtgggaGGCTTACCACATTTGGCTATCAGTACCCCTCTGCCTCATGTATATCACTGCTGTCCTGGGGAACACCATCCTGATAGTGGTCATCATCACAGATCGTAATCTTCATGagcccatgtacttcttcctctctaTGCTGGCCATCACGGACATCCTGCTGTCTACCACTACTGTACCCAAAGCTCTAGCCATCTTTTGGCTCCATGCCCATGATATTGCTTTTGATGCTTGTGTCACCCAAGTTTTCTTTGTCCATGTGATGTTTGTAGGGGAGTCAGCCATCCTATTAGCTATGGCCTTTGACCGCTTTGTGGCCATCTGTGCTCCCTTGCATTATACAACAGTGCTAACATGGCAAGTTGTGGGAAGGATTGCTCTGGCCATTGTCACCCGAAGCTTTTGCATCATCTTCCCAGTGATCTTCTTGTTGAAGCGGCTGCCCTTCTGCCGGACCAACATCGTCCCCCATTCCTATTGTGAGCATATTGGAGTGGCCCGGTTGGCCTGTGCTGACATCACCATTAACATCTGGTATGGCTTCTCAGTGCCCATTGTCATGGTCATCTTGGATGTGATCCTCATTGCTGTGTCTTACTCACTGATCCTCCGAGCAGTGTTTCGTTTGCCCTCCCAGGATGCCCGGCACAAGGCCCTCAGCACTTGTGGCTCCCACCTCTGTGTCATCCTCATGTTTTATGTTCCATCCTTCTTTACGCTATTGACCCACCGCTTTGGACGTAACATTCCTCGACATGTCCATATCCTGCTGGCCAATCTTTATGTGGTGGTACCACCCATGCTCAACCCCATCGTCTATGGTGTGAAGACTAAGCAGATCCGGGAGGGTGTAGCCCACCGGTTTCTTGACATCAAGACTTGGTGCTGTGCTTCCCCTCTGGGCTAA